One genomic window of Campylobacter fetus subsp. fetus includes the following:
- a CDS encoding biotin/lipoyl-containing protein encodes MAKKFIDVMDTTFRDGFQSVFGARVLMDDFLPAVSAAKEAGINHFEFGGGARFQSLYFYLNEDAFLMMDKFRQAAGNDANLQTLSRGVNTVTLDTGSRELVDLHAKLFAKHNTNTIRNFDALNDVKNLKYSGERIVHHGLKHEVVVTMMDLPPNCEGAHDAAFYEKCLRDILNSDIKFHSVCFKDASGTSSPEKVYQTIKMARRLLGDSVHLRLHTHETAGVSVACYLAALEAGADGIDLAASPVSGGTSQPDILTMLHAVKGKNYDLGGLDVEKILKYEDVLHGCLKDYFMPPEATQVSPLIPFSPMPGGALTANTQMMRDNNILDKFPAVIKAMREVVEKGGYGTSVTPVSQFYFQQAFNNVMFGPWKKIAEGYGKMVLGYFGKTPVTPHQDIVELASKQLGLEPTNESAIDIADNDETKSLSYTKAILEKEGIEQTEENIFIAAACKEKGVAYLKGEGKVMVRKISNMSKQVLNQAPKTKSEANKYSVVVNGSKYNVEVSDGFDNFQIKSVTPATSKPAQATEKKDEPKTEQSSEISSGNGSSEIRATMSAGVFKILVKVGDTVGKGQTVVVLEAMKMEIPVESPSAGVVSEILITQGQSVDDGQILIKL; translated from the coding sequence ATGGCAAAGAAATTTATAGATGTGATGGACACCACATTTCGTGATGGTTTTCAATCAGTCTTTGGCGCTAGAGTCTTGATGGATGACTTTTTACCCGCGGTTAGCGCGGCAAAAGAAGCCGGTATAAACCACTTTGAATTTGGCGGTGGGGCTAGATTTCAAAGTTTATATTTTTATCTAAATGAAGATGCGTTCTTAATGATGGATAAATTTAGACAAGCAGCAGGAAATGATGCAAATCTACAAACTCTATCAAGGGGCGTAAATACGGTAACTCTTGATACAGGAAGTCGTGAGTTAGTAGATCTGCACGCAAAATTATTTGCGAAACACAACACAAATACCATTAGAAATTTCGACGCGTTAAATGATGTAAAAAATCTTAAATATAGCGGTGAAAGAATAGTTCATCACGGTCTAAAACATGAAGTCGTAGTTACTATGATGGATTTACCGCCAAACTGCGAAGGAGCTCACGACGCTGCATTTTACGAGAAATGCTTGAGAGATATTTTAAACTCGGATATCAAATTTCATAGCGTTTGTTTTAAAGATGCTAGCGGTACAAGCAGTCCCGAAAAAGTATATCAAACTATAAAAATGGCTAGAAGACTACTTGGCGATTCTGTGCATTTGCGTCTTCACACTCATGAAACCGCAGGAGTTAGCGTAGCTTGTTATTTAGCTGCTCTTGAAGCCGGAGCAGATGGCATAGATCTTGCCGCGTCTCCAGTAAGCGGTGGAACAAGTCAGCCAGATATCCTTACTATGCTTCACGCTGTAAAAGGTAAAAACTATGATCTTGGCGGACTTGATGTAGAAAAAATCCTAAAATACGAAGATGTATTACACGGCTGTTTAAAAGACTACTTTATGCCACCTGAAGCTACTCAAGTAAGTCCTCTTATACCATTTTCTCCTATGCCAGGAGGAGCGCTTACGGCTAATACTCAAATGATGAGAGACAATAATATACTTGATAAATTCCCAGCAGTTATAAAAGCTATGAGAGAAGTAGTAGAAAAAGGTGGATACGGTACAAGCGTAACCCCTGTTAGCCAATTTTACTTCCAACAAGCATTTAATAACGTAATGTTTGGACCATGGAAAAAAATAGCAGAAGGCTATGGAAAAATGGTTCTTGGATATTTTGGTAAAACTCCGGTTACGCCGCATCAAGATATAGTAGAACTTGCCAGTAAACAATTAGGGCTTGAACCTACAAATGAAAGTGCTATAGATATCGCCGATAACGACGAGACAAAATCACTTTCTTACACAAAAGCTATTTTAGAAAAAGAAGGCATTGAGCAAACCGAAGAAAATATTTTTATAGCAGCTGCTTGTAAAGAAAAAGGCGTAGCGTATCTCAAAGGTGAAGGTAAAGTTATGGTTCGCAAAATAAGCAATATGTCTAAACAAGTATTAAATCAAGCGCCTAAAACAAAATCAGAAGCAAACAAATATAGCGTAGTAGTAAACGGAAGCAAATATAATGTTGAAGTTTCTGACGGATTTGATAATTTTCAAATAAAATCAGTAACTCCAGCAACTAGCAAACCAGCTCAAGCTACAGAGAAAAAAGATGAGCCAAAAACAGAACAAAGTAGCGAAATATCCAGTGGCAATGGATCAAGCGAGATAAGAGCTACAATGTCTGCTGGAGTATTTAAAATACTTGTAAAAGTTGGAGATACCGTAGGAAAAGGTCAAACAGTTGTAGTGTTAGAGGCTATGAAAATGGAAATACCGGTTGAATCACCAAGCGCTGGAGTAGTAAGCGAAATCCTTATAACCCAAGGTCAATCAGTAGATGATGGACAGATACTAATAAAATTATAA